The segment TTTAAAATTGATTCTATTTTTTTATAGTAATTTATTTCTGTGATAATATTTTGTTCGTTAAAAATGAAAATATTATTAAATGAATATTTTACGGCTATATCATAAATTTTTTCTAAAGTTGAATAAAAATAGTAAACTCTTTTGGAAGCATTTTTAAAGATTTCAAGAGAGAAATTAATTGGAGAACTATAATGATTTGAAAAAACAATGTATCTAATTACATCAGCTTGATAAAGCTTTAATATATCTTTTATTGTATAAAAATTATTTAGAGATTTGCTCATCTTTTGATTATTTATCATTACAAGTCCATTATGTACCCAGTATTTAGCAAATGGTTTTCCTGAATAAGCTTCACTTTGAGCTATTTCATTTTCATGATGTGGGAAAACCAAATCAATACCACCACCATGTATATCAAGTTGATCACCAAGATATTTCATGGCCATAACAGAACATTCTATATGCCATCCAGGTCTTCCCTTTCCCCATGGAGAATCCCATGCTGGCTCACCTTCTTTAGATGGTTTCCATAAGGAAAAATCAGTAAAATGTTTTTTCCTTTTTTTTTCTTCTTCAGTTTCTCCAGTTTCTAAAGATATATTTTCATCAATTTTAATTTTGGAGAGTTTACCATATTCTGTGAATTTTCTTGTATCAAAAAGAACTTCCCCATCAACTACATATGCAAATTTTTTTTCTATTAAAACTTTGATAAATTCAATAATATCATTTATATGGTCAGTAACTTTAGGTTGAAAATCGGCTTCCCTAACTTTTAAATTAAATAAATCATTTAAGGAATCTTTTATATAATATTCTGTTATTTCAAAAAAAGGTTTTCCTGATTCCTTTGATTTTTTTATAATTTTATCATCAATATCAGTAAAATTTCTAACATATGTAACTTTATAACCTCTATATTGCAAATAGCTTCTTATTATATCAAATATAATTGCTTGATAACCATGTCCTATATGTGCTTCATCATAAACTGTTATTCCACAAGCATACATTTTTACTTCTTTTTCTTTATTTGGAATAAATTCTTCAATTTTTTTTGTTAAAGTATTAAATATTTTAATCATAATTAGATTCCCTTTTTGAATTTATTAATTTATGAAAATTTATTTAATTAAATTTACTTAAAAAATATATAGAATAATAGTTTTTATAGTCAAGAAAAAATAAATTGAAAATTGCAAAAAATAGTTTATTATTAATTTTGTAAAACAAAATGTTAAATTATATTTTCTTATTTTGTTTTATAAATACATGAATTAAAATAAATTGTAGAGGGGGATTAGATGCAAGGTAATTTATCGTTAATTCCCTCTCTCATCGTTTTATTGGTAGGAATTAGTATTGGTTATTTAGTAAGACTTATATATGCTAAAAATAAGCTTGTAAGTTCAGAATTAAAAGCAGAAAAAATATTAAAGGAAGCAAAGGAGGAAGCACAAAGAATAATAGCAAGAGCTGAATCAGAAACAAAAGACATGTTATTAGAGGCTAAAGAGTCTATTATAAAGGAAAAGAAAGAATATGAAAAAGAGTTAAAACAAAAACAATTTGATTTAGCAAATTATGAAAAAAGAATATTGAGGAAAGAGGAACTTGTAGATAAAAAGATTGAAATTATAGAACAAAGGGAGCAAGCTTTAAATGAAAAGGAAAATATATTAAATACAAAAAATATTGAGATTGAAAAAAAATTACAAAGTTTAGAAAGAGAAATAGAGAAAATAGCAGGTCTTACAAAAGAAGAAGCAAAGATTATAATTGAAGAAAAAGCAAAAAAAGAGATTGAATTACAACTTGTAGATTATTATGATAAAATGATTGAAGAGGTAGAATATAAAGCAGAAAAAGAAGCAAGAAATATAATAATTTCAGTGATGGAAAGACTTGCTCCTGAAGTATCAAAAGAAGTGAATATAACCAATATTACCCTACCTGATGATGAGATGAAGGGAAGAATTATAGGAAGAGAAGGAAGAAATATAAGAGCTTTAGAAAATATTTTAGGAGTGGATATTATAATTGATGATACTCCAGAAATAGTAACTATTTCTGGCTTTGATCCTATTAGAAGAGAAATGGCTAAAATGACTCTTTTAAGATTAATAAAAGATGGAAGAATCCATCCTGCTAGAATAGAAGAGGTTTATGATAAAGTTAAACTTGAAATTGAACAGAAGATAATAGAAGAAGGAAATAAAGCTTGTTATGATCTTGGAGTAAACAATGTTCCAGGAGAAATTATTAAATACTTAGGAAGATTATACTTTAGAACCTCTTATGGTCAGAATGTATTAAGCCATTCAAAAGAGGTTGCTAAAATTGCAGCTTTAATTGCTGGTGAGATTGGAGCTAATGTTGAAATTGCTAAGAAAGCAGGACTTTATCATGATATTGGAAAGGTTATTCATAGTGAAGAAGGAAACAAGCATGTTGAAGAAGGTATCAAATTATTAAGAGCAGTAAAAGAATCTGAAGCTGTTATAGAAGCAGTTGCTAATCATCATGAAAATAGTTCTTTTATAGCAGATAATGTGTATAAAAGAAATAAAAATGAGAGCATTGAGGCTATAATAGTGAGGATTGCTGATGCTATTTCTGCATCAAGGCCAGGTGCTAGATTTAATGAGGGAGCTTGGGAAGATTATATTAGAAGAATTGAAGAGCTTGAGAATGAAGCAAAATCATTTCCAGAAGTTGAAAAGGCTTTTGCAATACAAGCAGGAAGAGAAATTAGAGTTTTTGTTAAAATGGATGTACCTGAAGAGAACATTGAAAATATTGCAAAAAATTTAAAGGCTAAAATACAACTGAACAAGAATATTAAATATCCAGGAAGAATAAAAATTACTGTTATTAAAGAATCTAGAATTGTGGAGTACACTGATTGATAATAAAAATACTTGCGATTGGAGATATTGTAGGTAAAAGGGGGAGGGAGATGATAAAAAATTTTCTTCCCTCTATTATTGAAAAAAATAAACCTGA is part of the Spirochaetota bacterium genome and harbors:
- the cysS gene encoding cysteine--tRNA ligase, which encodes MIKIFNTLTKKIEEFIPNKEKEVKMYACGITVYDEAHIGHGYQAIIFDIIRSYLQYRGYKVTYVRNFTDIDDKIIKKSKESGKPFFEITEYYIKDSLNDLFNLKVREADFQPKVTDHINDIIEFIKVLIEKKFAYVVDGEVLFDTRKFTEYGKLSKIKIDENISLETGETEEEKKRKKHFTDFSLWKPSKEGEPAWDSPWGKGRPGWHIECSVMAMKYLGDQLDIHGGGIDLVFPHHENEIAQSEAYSGKPFAKYWVHNGLVMINNQKMSKSLNNFYTIKDILKLYQADVIRYIVFSNHYSSPINFSLEIFKNASKRVYYFYSTLEKIYDIAVKYSFNNIFIFNEQNIITEINYYKKIESILNDNKNDFYIFFNNKNTFVTIDNIINELETKFIEYMDDNFNTAKTMGLFSEIFKKINEYIELKNINDKEKLLPLLKFYAHFIKIANVLNIFNEIPSNFIKKFKDLYLKEINITEDFINSKINERLNYKKMKDFVNADKIRDELLKNYNIKLLDGKEGTKWMINF
- the rny gene encoding ribonuclease Y; translated protein: MQGNLSLIPSLIVLLVGISIGYLVRLIYAKNKLVSSELKAEKILKEAKEEAQRIIARAESETKDMLLEAKESIIKEKKEYEKELKQKQFDLANYEKRILRKEELVDKKIEIIEQREQALNEKENILNTKNIEIEKKLQSLEREIEKIAGLTKEEAKIIIEEKAKKEIELQLVDYYDKMIEEVEYKAEKEARNIIISVMERLAPEVSKEVNITNITLPDDEMKGRIIGREGRNIRALENILGVDIIIDDTPEIVTISGFDPIRREMAKMTLLRLIKDGRIHPARIEEVYDKVKLEIEQKIIEEGNKACYDLGVNNVPGEIIKYLGRLYFRTSYGQNVLSHSKEVAKIAALIAGEIGANVEIAKKAGLYHDIGKVIHSEEGNKHVEEGIKLLRAVKESEAVIEAVANHHENSSFIADNVYKRNKNESIEAIIVRIADAISASRPGARFNEGAWEDYIRRIEELENEAKSFPEVEKAFAIQAGREIRVFVKMDVPEENIENIAKNLKAKIQLNKNIKYPGRIKITVIKESRIVEYTD